A genomic window from Flavobacterium johnsoniae includes:
- a CDS encoding DUF72 domain-containing protein encodes MKNQIAIGCSSFYNSFWKNIFYPRNLPSKSWFDFYCQHFNTYEFNGSFYKFPTVRVFNNWYDKTPESFLFSVKVPKEITHIKKLKDCEALLDDFYEVCKYGMKEKLGAILFQFPPSYDFSKQKLESLIGLLNYDFNNVIEFRHKTWWNEEVWNTFKDNNITFCSVSYPDLPSTIFKDFPLIYVRFHGVPKLFHSGYSSEELHKLNEELNSKNGFVYFNNTASEAGILNALELKRMHT; translated from the coding sequence ATGAAAAATCAAATAGCAATAGGATGTTCAAGCTTTTATAACAGTTTCTGGAAGAATATTTTCTACCCTAGAAATCTGCCTTCAAAATCATGGTTCGATTTTTATTGCCAGCATTTTAATACTTACGAGTTTAATGGAAGTTTTTACAAATTTCCGACCGTGAGAGTTTTTAATAATTGGTACGATAAAACGCCAGAATCTTTTTTGTTTTCAGTTAAAGTTCCCAAAGAAATTACGCACATCAAGAAACTGAAAGATTGCGAAGCCCTTTTAGATGATTTTTATGAAGTTTGTAAATATGGAATGAAAGAAAAATTAGGTGCCATTTTGTTTCAATTTCCCCCGAGTTACGATTTTAGCAAACAAAAATTAGAAAGTCTTATCGGACTTCTTAATTATGATTTTAATAATGTAATTGAATTTCGCCATAAAACTTGGTGGAATGAAGAAGTCTGGAATACTTTTAAAGATAATAATATTACTTTTTGTAGTGTAAGTTATCCCGATTTACCTTCTACAATTTTTAAAGATTTTCCGTTGATTTATGTTCGTTTTCACGGAGTTCCTAAATTGTTTCATTCTGGCTATTCTAGCGAAGAATTGCACAAATTGAATGAAGAACTAAATTCAAAAAATGGATTTGTTTATTTTAATAATACAGCAAGCGAAGCAGGAATTTTAAATGCTTTAGAATTGAAAAGAATGCATACTTAA
- a CDS encoding pyridoxamine 5'-phosphate oxidase family protein, whose product MGDHKDLTDEFAVEKIKDLAENIKTCMFCTYNEYRLQSRPMSVQEIDDKGQLWFLSDRNSSQNAEITLNPMVEIFFSEPHDKFLTLHGTASIEYDKETIERLWSPVVKVWMPGGVDDPNLSVIKFVPEDGYYWNNKNGKMVAIAKMTAAFVTGHTMDDGIEGNLKL is encoded by the coding sequence ATGGGCGATCATAAAGACCTTACAGATGAATTTGCAGTAGAGAAAATTAAAGATCTTGCTGAAAATATTAAAACTTGCATGTTTTGTACCTACAATGAGTACAGATTGCAATCGCGACCAATGTCTGTTCAAGAAATTGACGATAAAGGACAACTTTGGTTTTTATCAGACAGAAACAGCAGTCAGAATGCAGAAATTACATTAAATCCGATGGTTGAAATCTTCTTTTCTGAACCTCACGATAAATTTCTTACGCTGCACGGAACTGCAAGTATTGAATATGATAAAGAAACTATTGAAAGATTATGGAGTCCGGTTGTAAAAGTTTGGATGCCAGGCGGCGTTGACGATCCAAATTTGAGCGTTATCAAATTTGTTCCAGAAGATGGTTATTATTGGAATAATAAAAACGGAAAAATGGTAGCAATTGCTAAAATGACGGCAGCATTCGTTACAGGACATACAATGGATGATGGAATTGAAGGAAATTTGAAATTGTAA
- a CDS encoding response regulator, with the protein MTDYTIFYTDDDEDDISIFSDAVESIPQNIILQTYSEGQKLLNAIFNPPSTPYVVFLDLNMPGKNGFDVLEEIRKSDQNNEIPVVIYSTSSEAGIIERCRNLGANYFITKPVLMRDIIKAIEHAIQIDWSEFIPTQSNFVFKS; encoded by the coding sequence ATGACAGATTATACCATTTTTTATACCGACGATGATGAAGATGATATTAGTATCTTTTCTGATGCAGTAGAATCGATACCCCAAAATATTATTCTTCAAACTTATTCTGAAGGGCAAAAATTGCTGAACGCTATTTTTAATCCGCCTTCAACTCCTTATGTTGTCTTTTTAGATTTAAATATGCCTGGAAAAAATGGATTTGACGTTCTAGAAGAAATTAGAAAATCGGATCAGAATAATGAAATCCCTGTTGTAATATATTCAACTTCAAGCGAAGCAGGAATTATTGAAAGATGCAGAAATCTTGGCGCAAACTATTTTATAACAAAGCCAGTTTTAATGCGTGATATTATCAAAGCAATAGAACATGCCATTCAAATCGATTGGAGCGAGTTTATTCCAACACAATCTAACTTTGTCTTTAAATCCTGA